A single genomic interval of Zobellia nedashkovskayae harbors:
- the pckA gene encoding phosphoenolpyruvate carboxykinase (ATP) produces MEKSISLKSYGITHENLHYQLSPSELEAITLEKKMGKKASSGALAVNTGEFTGRSPKDRFIVKDAITEEKIWWGDINIPFEPAKFDALYDKVIAYLNEKELFVRDCYACADHNYRMDIRVINEYPWSNQFAYNMFIRPTEEELKNFDAEWTVINAPGFMADAKVDGTRQHNFAILNFTRKIALIGGTGYTGEIKKGIFSALNFILPVEKNTMPMHCSANVGKDGDTAIFFGLSGTGKTTLSTDASRKLIGDDEHGWNNENAVFNFEGGCYAKVINLSQENEPEIFGAIKKGAILENVVMDEAGNVDFADTSITQNTRVSYPIYHIDNVQRPSIGKNPKNIFFLTADAFGVLPPISKLTPSQAAYHFISGYTAKVAGTEAGVVEPIPSFSACFGAPFMPLHPAKYAEMLSKKMKDAGVNVWLVNTGWTGGPYGVGTRMKLKYTRAMINAVLNGDLGLYNYDDYHIHSVFGVAQPRECPGVPSSVLSPRTTWNDDKAYYTTAFKLTNAFRENFKQFEDFASEEIRRGGPQRYAF; encoded by the coding sequence ATGGAAAAATCTATTTCTTTAAAATCGTACGGTATTACGCACGAGAATCTGCATTATCAGTTATCGCCTTCTGAATTAGAAGCCATCACGCTAGAAAAGAAAATGGGCAAAAAAGCATCGTCTGGTGCTTTGGCCGTAAACACAGGTGAATTTACGGGAAGGTCGCCCAAGGATCGGTTTATTGTAAAAGATGCCATTACCGAAGAAAAGATATGGTGGGGTGACATCAATATTCCATTTGAGCCAGCTAAATTTGATGCACTTTATGATAAGGTTATTGCCTATCTAAACGAAAAGGAATTGTTTGTTCGTGACTGTTATGCATGTGCAGACCATAATTACCGGATGGATATCAGGGTAATTAACGAATATCCTTGGTCCAATCAATTTGCATACAACATGTTCATCCGTCCTACGGAGGAAGAACTTAAGAATTTTGATGCTGAGTGGACTGTTATTAACGCACCTGGTTTCATGGCCGATGCTAAAGTAGACGGAACAAGACAGCATAATTTTGCCATTTTGAACTTTACACGAAAAATTGCCTTGATAGGAGGAACCGGTTATACTGGGGAAATCAAAAAGGGGATTTTCTCAGCTCTGAACTTTATACTTCCAGTAGAGAAAAATACCATGCCAATGCATTGTTCTGCAAATGTTGGTAAAGATGGTGATACAGCTATATTCTTTGGTCTTTCAGGAACAGGGAAAACAACCTTGTCTACAGATGCTTCCCGAAAACTTATTGGAGACGATGAGCATGGTTGGAACAATGAAAATGCGGTCTTTAATTTTGAAGGTGGTTGTTATGCAAAGGTTATAAACCTATCTCAAGAAAATGAACCTGAAATCTTTGGTGCCATTAAGAAAGGAGCAATCTTAGAGAATGTTGTTATGGATGAGGCCGGTAATGTTGATTTTGCCGATACTTCAATTACTCAGAACACTAGGGTTAGTTATCCTATTTATCATATAGACAACGTGCAAAGACCGTCTATAGGGAAGAATCCTAAGAATATTTTCTTTCTAACTGCAGATGCTTTTGGAGTACTTCCTCCAATTTCTAAGTTAACACCTAGTCAAGCAGCATATCACTTCATTTCTGGTTACACGGCCAAAGTTGCAGGTACGGAAGCAGGGGTTGTAGAGCCTATACCTTCTTTCTCGGCTTGTTTTGGTGCCCCGTTTATGCCATTGCATCCCGCTAAGTATGCGGAAATGCTAAGTAAGAAAATGAAAGATGCTGGTGTTAATGTATGGTTGGTCAATACCGGTTGGACAGGTGGTCCTTACGGTGTTGGAACTCGAATGAAGCTAAAGTATACCCGTGCTATGATTAACGCTGTTCTAAACGGTGATTTAGGACTTTATAATTACGATGATTATCATATTCACTCTGTATTTGGAGTAGCGCAACCAAGGGAATGTCCAGGAGTACCTTCAAGTGTGCTTAGTCCGCGGACTACTTGGAACGATGATAAGGCATATTACACCACGGCTTTTAAGTTAACGAATGCCTTTAGGGAAAACTTCAAACAATTTGAAGATTTTGCTAGTGAGGAAATCCGTCGCGGAGGCCCGCAACGTTACGCTTTTTAG
- a CDS encoding saccharopine dehydrogenase family protein, with protein MSRNILVIGAGKSTSYLLDYFLEKSEEEKLHLTIGDLKPDSISEVIRNHKNCTVIQLDIQNESARQKTIKKSDIVVSMLPAFLHSKITVDCLALGKHLVTASYVSDTLRGLDEAVKEKGLVFMNEVGLDPGIDHMSAMQIIDRIRDQGGKIVLFESFCGGLVAPESDNNLWNYKFTWNPRNVVLAGQGGAAKFIQEGTYKYVPYHKLFRRTEFFNVKGYGRFEGYANRNSLDYREAYGLEDVLTLYRGTMRRTGFSKAWNMFVQLGMTDDSYSVENSENMSYREFTNLFLPYSPTDSVELKLRHYLKIDQDDRMWEKVLELNLFDDQKIIPLKNATPAQILQHILEDSWTLADSDKDMIVMYHKFGYELNGKKHQIDANMVVIGENRTYTAMAKTVGLPVAIATLAILNKKITTPGVQIPIKKEVYEPILKELKSYGIDFKELEVPYLGYNPDSVSNGD; from the coding sequence ATGTCGCGAAATATACTTGTTATCGGTGCAGGAAAATCTACTTCCTACCTTCTAGACTATTTCCTTGAAAAATCGGAAGAAGAAAAACTTCACCTAACCATTGGTGATTTAAAACCTGATTCTATTTCGGAGGTCATTAGAAATCATAAGAACTGTACCGTAATTCAATTAGACATACAAAATGAATCTGCCAGACAGAAAACTATAAAAAAAAGTGATATAGTGGTTTCTATGCTCCCGGCATTTTTACACAGCAAAATTACCGTGGACTGCCTTGCTTTAGGCAAACATCTTGTAACCGCTTCCTATGTTAGTGATACCTTAAGAGGTTTAGATGAAGCCGTAAAAGAAAAAGGACTTGTCTTTATGAATGAAGTTGGTTTAGACCCGGGCATAGACCATATGAGTGCCATGCAAATCATTGATCGGATTAGAGATCAAGGCGGAAAAATAGTATTATTCGAATCCTTCTGTGGCGGATTGGTAGCTCCTGAGAGTGATAATAACCTTTGGAACTATAAATTCACCTGGAATCCAAGAAACGTAGTGTTAGCAGGACAAGGTGGTGCTGCTAAATTTATCCAAGAGGGTACTTATAAATACGTACCCTATCACAAACTATTTCGTCGTACGGAGTTTTTTAATGTAAAGGGTTATGGCCGTTTTGAAGGTTATGCCAACAGAAACTCGCTAGATTACAGAGAGGCATACGGTCTTGAAGATGTGCTTACTTTATATAGAGGTACTATGCGCAGAACAGGTTTCTCTAAAGCATGGAACATGTTCGTGCAATTAGGCATGACCGATGACAGTTACTCTGTTGAGAATTCCGAAAACATGTCCTATCGTGAATTCACAAACCTATTCCTGCCCTATTCACCCACAGATTCTGTTGAGCTAAAACTACGCCACTATCTTAAAATTGATCAGGATGATAGAATGTGGGAAAAGGTACTGGAGCTAAACCTCTTTGACGACCAAAAAATTATCCCATTAAAAAATGCTACACCGGCACAAATATTACAACATATTCTTGAAGATAGCTGGACGTTAGCCGATTCCGATAAGGACATGATTGTTATGTATCACAAGTTTGGTTATGAGCTAAATGGTAAAAAACATCAAATTGATGCTAATATGGTGGTAATAGGAGAAAACAGAACGTATACTGCCATGGCCAAAACCGTTGGTCTTCCCGTTGCTATTGCGACCTTGGCCATTCTGAATAAAAAAATAACCACTCCAGGCGTTCAAATTCCTATCAAAAAAGAGGTATACGAACCTATTTTGAAAGAATTAAAGTCTTACGGTATCGATTTTAAAGAATTGGAAGTTCCTTATTTAGGTTATAATCCTGACTCTGTTTCCAATGGAGATTAG
- a CDS encoding Lrp/AsnC ligand binding domain-containing protein, translating to MKLGNDKVKIDGIDKKILRYLMEDARKPILEIARNIGISGAAIHQRLRKLESSGLLAGSKFIINPKVMGYHTMAYIGIYLDKAMSNPVAVKQLEKIPEVLECHYTTGNWSILIKVLCRDNEHLMHVLNKEIQQIEGVSRTETFISLAQQIDRQIQI from the coding sequence ATGAAACTAGGTAACGATAAAGTTAAAATTGACGGAATTGACAAAAAGATTCTAAGGTATCTTATGGAAGATGCCCGAAAGCCTATTCTTGAAATTGCTCGAAATATTGGTATATCTGGCGCTGCTATTCATCAACGTCTTAGGAAACTAGAATCTTCCGGATTGCTTGCCGGTTCAAAATTTATTATCAACCCAAAAGTAATGGGTTATCATACCATGGCTTACATTGGTATTTACTTAGATAAAGCAATGAGTAACCCTGTTGCTGTAAAACAACTAGAGAAAATTCCTGAAGTCCTTGAATGTCATTACACCACGGGCAACTGGTCTATTCTCATAAAAGTGCTTTGTAGAGACAATGAACACCTAATGCATGTTCTAAACAAAGAAATTCAACAAATAGAAGGTGTTTCGCGTACGGAAACCTTTATTTCTTTGGCGCAACAAATTGATCGACAAATTCAGATCTAA
- a CDS encoding DUF4271 domain-containing protein, whose amino-acid sequence MDPILRTAGTADWITIILLSSIVFLVLAKSLFYSRFLNFIILPFNNKYIFMYNKKEKLINWFHIFFTIFQVINFSLFVFLARQILRGDTTDAYPFMYPIILACILGFIVVKIILQMSNGFIFGSGKTISELIFKKLSYLNYSGIIMFLANVMLAYVTQGSEVVVYVAILLILLINVIGWVTVLRNHQKFITSYFFYFILYLCALEISPFVIIGSYLKQ is encoded by the coding sequence ATGGATCCCATACTACGAACTGCAGGCACTGCCGATTGGATTACAATTATACTTCTAAGCAGCATAGTGTTCTTAGTACTTGCCAAGAGTTTATTCTATAGCCGTTTTTTGAATTTCATTATACTCCCGTTTAACAACAAGTACATATTTATGTACAACAAAAAAGAAAAGTTGATAAACTGGTTCCATATATTTTTCACAATTTTCCAAGTGATTAATTTTTCATTGTTCGTTTTCTTAGCTAGACAAATTTTAAGGGGAGACACTACTGATGCCTACCCGTTTATGTATCCTATTATTTTAGCGTGCATATTAGGGTTTATCGTCGTAAAAATAATCTTACAGATGAGCAACGGCTTCATTTTTGGATCGGGAAAGACCATAAGCGAGCTAATTTTCAAGAAATTATCCTACCTAAACTATAGTGGAATCATCATGTTCTTAGCCAACGTTATGTTAGCCTATGTGACGCAGGGCTCGGAGGTTGTAGTGTATGTTGCGATATTATTAATCCTCTTAATTAATGTAATTGGGTGGGTAACAGTGTTAAGGAATCACCAAAAATTTATCACCTCCTACTTTTTCTATTTTATTTTGTACCTTTGCGCTCTCGAAATTTCCCCGTTTGTAATCATTGGTAGTTATCTTAAACAATAG
- a CDS encoding uroporphyrinogen-III synthase, whose protein sequence is MKVKTILVSQPEPKMENSPYSKLIDKEKVKVDFRPFIHVESVDAKDVRQQKIDLNNYTAIILTSRNAVDHFFRIAEEMRFKVPDSMKYFCQSEAVAYYLQKYVVYRKRKIYVGKRNFIEMVPLFKKYKGEKFLLPSSDALKPIVPEILDGIDIEWKRAVFYKTVISDLSDLRDVYYDILVFFSPSGIESLLQNFPDFEQKETRIAVFGNSTVDAATTAGLRIDIKAPTPETPSMTMALQKYIHSANKK, encoded by the coding sequence ATGAAAGTAAAGACAATTTTGGTCTCTCAGCCAGAACCGAAGATGGAGAACTCACCGTATTCGAAACTGATAGATAAAGAAAAAGTTAAGGTTGACTTCAGACCGTTTATTCATGTTGAAAGTGTTGACGCTAAAGATGTACGCCAACAAAAAATAGATTTAAACAACTATACGGCAATTATTTTAACCAGCCGAAACGCTGTTGATCATTTTTTTAGGATTGCTGAAGAAATGCGCTTTAAGGTTCCTGATTCTATGAAATATTTTTGTCAGTCGGAAGCCGTAGCGTACTACTTACAGAAATACGTAGTTTACCGTAAGCGTAAAATTTATGTAGGTAAGCGTAATTTTATAGAAATGGTTCCTTTGTTCAAAAAGTACAAAGGCGAGAAGTTTTTATTACCTTCTTCTGATGCTTTGAAACCAATTGTACCTGAAATATTGGACGGAATTGACATTGAGTGGAAAAGAGCTGTTTTTTACAAAACAGTAATCAGTGATTTATCTGATTTAAGAGATGTGTATTATGATATCTTAGTATTCTTTAGCCCTTCAGGCATTGAATCGTTATTACAGAACTTCCCTGATTTTGAACAGAAAGAAACTAGAATTGCTGTATTTGGCAACTCAACTGTTGATGCTGCTACAACTGCCGGTCTTCGTATAGATATTAAGGCTCCAACGCCAGAAACACCATCTATGACCATGGCACTCCAAAAGTACATTCACTCAGCAAATAAGAAGTAA
- a CDS encoding cell division protein FtsX codes for MGKSFEQYQKQKLISSYFSVVLSIALVLFLLGILGLLVINTKKMADHFKEQITISIFLKDEAKESEIDQLQKNLLQEEHTKSAVFVSKEDAAKQHSEEIGEDFQNFLGYNPLKNSIDVQLRADFVTPQEIDSLATNLAKKTYVEEVSYDKPLVGLLSENVKRISFWILIASGVLTFIAILLINSSIRLSIYSKRFIIKTMQMVGATKTFIRRPFIWMNIKLGILGALTALLALTGALYYLDQNFPELELFKDLELLGILYGAIFILGIFISLISTFFATQRFLNLRTDELYY; via the coding sequence ATGGGCAAGTCTTTTGAACAGTACCAGAAACAAAAATTAATATCATCGTATTTTTCGGTGGTACTGAGTATTGCTTTGGTATTATTTTTACTGGGTATTTTGGGGCTTTTGGTTATCAATACCAAAAAAATGGCAGATCATTTTAAAGAGCAAATCACTATTTCTATCTTTTTAAAGGACGAAGCAAAAGAGTCTGAAATAGACCAACTCCAAAAAAACCTCTTACAAGAAGAACACACTAAAAGTGCTGTCTTTGTTTCCAAAGAAGATGCCGCCAAGCAACATAGTGAGGAAATAGGCGAGGACTTTCAGAATTTCTTAGGTTACAATCCGCTTAAAAACTCCATTGATGTGCAGTTAAGAGCAGATTTTGTTACACCACAAGAAATAGATTCTTTAGCTACCAATCTTGCCAAAAAGACCTATGTGGAAGAAGTTAGTTATGATAAACCTTTAGTTGGTCTGTTGAGCGAAAATGTAAAACGTATCAGTTTTTGGATTTTGATTGCCAGCGGCGTTCTTACTTTTATCGCTATTTTACTTATCAACAGCTCCATCCGTTTGAGCATTTACTCCAAACGTTTTATCATCAAAACCATGCAAATGGTAGGTGCTACAAAGACTTTTATACGTAGGCCTTTTATTTGGATGAATATTAAACTGGGGATTCTAGGTGCCCTAACTGCACTTTTAGCGCTAACGGGAGCATTGTATTATTTAGACCAAAACTTCCCTGAACTAGAGCTTTTTAAAGACCTTGAGCTATTAGGTATTCTCTACGGAGCCATCTTTATTTTAGGAATATTCATCTCGTTAATCAGTACTTTTTTCGCGACACAACGGTTTTTGAACCTCCGAACCGATGAACTTTACTATTAA
- a CDS encoding leucine--tRNA ligase: MHYDFKEIEKNWQDFWAKNQTFKAENNSDKPKYYVLDMFPYPSGAGLHVGHPLGYIASDIYARYKRHKGFNVLHPQGYDSFGLPAEQYAIQTGQHPAVTTAANIKTYRRQLDQLGFSFDWSREVRTSSPEYYKWTQWIFIQIFNSWYNKDTDKAEDIETLISKFSADGNANVNAVCDDDIEFFSADDWKAFSIVKKQEILLQYRLTYLADTEVNWCPALGTVLANDEIVNGVSERGGHPVIRKKMTQWSMRISAYAQRLLDGLNTVDWPQPLKDSQTNWIGRSQGASAVFNVKDHDEKIDVFTTRPDTIFGVSFMTLAPEHELVSKITTAAQKAEVQAYIEATAKRSERDRMADVKTISGAFTGAYAEHPFTKEPIPIWIGDYVLAGYGTGAVMSVPCGDQRDYDFAKHFNIPIPNIFEGVDISEEAYADKDKTVIANSDFLNGLPYKKAMKLAIYELEKLGQGEGKINYRLRDAVFSRQRYWGEPFPVYYVDGMPQMIAKEFLPIALPEVEKYLPTETGEPPLGNAEVWAWDTVTNTVVNNSEINNSTVFPLELNTMPGWAGSSQYFNRYMDPHNENEIFSKEAIDYWQDVDLYIGGSEHATGHLLYSRFWQKFMFDKGLVPKDEFAKKLINQGMITGTSAFVYKVAYEVSIIVDGYYDEKEISDFQSKVISDNPVFISKNVRDKIVSCDKAEFKNLTESVKQMTNKVGEKLAERFPESQIEIRLWTGQSFDMPLHADVSFVNSSDELDIEGFKKWRLEYADAEFITEEDGTFKVSREVEKMSKSKYNVVNPDAICEEYGADSLRLYEMFLGPLEQSKPWNTAGITGAHGFLKKLWRLYHSGAEGAFAVSEDEPSKDSYKTLHKTIKKVEEDIENFSFNTSVSTFMIAVNELGAQKCNSRKVLEPLAILVSPYAPHIAEELWKQLGHEGSISTVDFPKFEEKYLVESSKEYPVSFNGKMRFKLELPLDLSKDEIEAAVMAHKKTAQQLQGRTPKKVIVVPGKIINIVG, encoded by the coding sequence ATGCACTACGATTTCAAGGAAATAGAGAAAAATTGGCAAGACTTTTGGGCCAAAAACCAGACGTTTAAAGCCGAAAATAATTCCGATAAGCCAAAATACTATGTTTTGGATATGTTTCCTTACCCCTCGGGTGCCGGTTTGCACGTAGGGCATCCGCTTGGTTATATTGCAAGTGATATTTATGCACGCTACAAAAGGCATAAAGGTTTTAATGTTTTACATCCGCAAGGGTATGATTCTTTTGGTTTGCCTGCAGAGCAATATGCAATTCAAACAGGGCAGCATCCTGCAGTAACTACCGCTGCTAATATTAAAACATATAGAAGGCAGTTAGATCAATTAGGCTTTTCTTTTGATTGGAGCAGAGAGGTGCGTACTTCTAGTCCGGAGTATTACAAATGGACGCAGTGGATATTCATTCAAATATTCAATTCTTGGTATAACAAGGATACGGATAAGGCGGAAGATATAGAAACGTTGATTTCTAAATTTTCTGCGGATGGTAATGCCAATGTAAACGCTGTTTGTGACGATGATATAGAATTTTTTTCTGCGGATGATTGGAAAGCTTTCTCTATTGTTAAAAAACAAGAAATATTATTACAATATAGATTAACGTATTTGGCAGATACTGAAGTAAACTGGTGTCCGGCACTAGGTACGGTATTGGCAAATGATGAAATTGTAAACGGTGTGTCAGAACGTGGTGGTCATCCGGTTATCCGTAAAAAGATGACCCAATGGAGTATGCGTATTTCTGCATATGCTCAGCGTTTGTTAGACGGATTGAATACGGTAGATTGGCCACAACCATTAAAAGATTCGCAAACGAATTGGATTGGTCGTTCTCAAGGAGCTTCAGCAGTTTTCAACGTAAAGGACCACGATGAAAAAATAGATGTTTTTACAACCAGACCCGATACTATTTTTGGGGTAAGTTTTATGACTTTGGCTCCAGAGCATGAATTGGTTTCCAAAATAACGACTGCAGCCCAAAAAGCTGAGGTACAAGCGTATATAGAAGCAACTGCAAAACGTTCGGAACGCGACCGTATGGCAGATGTGAAAACTATTTCAGGTGCTTTTACCGGTGCCTATGCAGAACATCCATTTACAAAAGAACCTATTCCAATCTGGATTGGGGACTATGTATTGGCGGGTTATGGAACTGGAGCGGTAATGTCCGTTCCATGTGGTGATCAACGAGATTATGACTTCGCGAAGCATTTTAATATTCCTATTCCGAATATTTTTGAAGGCGTAGACATTTCGGAGGAGGCATATGCAGATAAGGATAAAACGGTCATTGCTAATTCTGATTTCCTAAACGGATTGCCGTATAAGAAAGCTATGAAATTAGCAATCTATGAATTGGAAAAATTAGGACAAGGAGAGGGAAAAATTAATTACCGATTACGTGATGCCGTATTCAGTCGTCAACGCTATTGGGGAGAACCTTTCCCGGTGTATTATGTAGATGGTATGCCGCAAATGATTGCAAAAGAATTTCTGCCTATTGCGTTGCCAGAAGTTGAAAAATATTTACCCACCGAGACAGGAGAACCGCCATTAGGTAATGCTGAGGTTTGGGCTTGGGATACGGTAACCAATACCGTTGTAAACAACAGTGAAATAAATAATTCCACTGTGTTTCCGTTGGAATTAAATACCATGCCGGGTTGGGCTGGTAGCTCGCAGTATTTCAATAGGTACATGGATCCGCATAATGAGAATGAAATTTTCTCTAAGGAAGCAATTGACTACTGGCAAGATGTAGATTTATACATTGGCGGTAGTGAGCATGCTACAGGCCACTTGTTGTATAGCCGTTTCTGGCAGAAGTTTATGTTCGATAAAGGTTTGGTGCCCAAAGATGAGTTTGCTAAAAAGCTTATCAATCAGGGGATGATTACTGGGACTAGTGCTTTTGTTTATAAGGTTGCATATGAGGTGAGTATAATTGTTGATGGTTATTATGATGAAAAGGAGATAAGTGATTTTCAATCAAAAGTTATAAGCGATAACCCAGTATTTATTTCTAAAAATGTTAGAGACAAAATTGTAAGTTGTGATAAGGCTGAGTTCAAAAACTTAACTGAGTCCGTAAAACAGATGACAAATAAGGTTGGAGAAAAGTTGGCTGAGAGGTTTCCTGAATCACAAATCGAAATTCGTTTGTGGACAGGGCAGAGTTTTGATATGCCTTTACATGCAGATGTATCTTTCGTCAATTCTTCGGATGAGTTAGATATTGAAGGATTTAAAAAATGGAGATTAGAATACGCTGATGCAGAATTCATCACTGAAGAAGATGGAACGTTTAAAGTATCTCGCGAGGTAGAAAAAATGTCCAAGTCCAAATACAATGTTGTAAATCCAGATGCCATTTGTGAGGAATACGGGGCAGATTCATTGCGTTTGTATGAAATGTTCTTGGGGCCTTTGGAGCAATCCAAACCTTGGAACACGGCAGGTATTACAGGAGCGCATGGTTTCTTGAAAAAACTTTGGCGTTTGTATCATTCAGGTGCAGAAGGTGCTTTTGCAGTTTCAGAAGATGAGCCATCAAAAGACAGCTACAAGACCTTACATAAAACCATTAAAAAGGTAGAAGAAGATATAGAGAACTTTAGTTTTAATACATCGGTATCTACTTTTATGATTGCGGTGAACGAATTGGGTGCTCAGAAATGTAATAGTAGAAAGGTGTTAGAGCCGTTGGCTATTTTAGTATCGCCTTATGCACCTCATATTGCAGAAGAACTTTGGAAGCAATTAGGTCATGAAGGTTCAATTTCTACGGTAGACTTTCCAAAATTTGAGGAGAAGTACTTGGTGGAAAGTAGTAAAGAATATCCGGTTTCTTTTAATGGAAAAATGCGTTTTAAACTAGAGCTTCCTTTAGATTTAAGCAAAGATGAAATTGAAGCAGCGGTTATGGCCCATAAAAAAACAGCGCAGCAGTTACAAGGGCGTACGCCTAAGAAAGTAATTGTAGTACCAGGTAAAATTATAAATATCGTAGGGTAA
- a CDS encoding zinc metallopeptidase, with amino-acid sequence MMGYYILIGAIALVSWLVSRKLKSKFKFYSNVHLSNGMSGAEIAEKMLADNGIRDVKVVSTAGMLTDHYNPKNKTVNLSEGVYNQRNAAAAAVAAHECGHAVQHAQAYRWLTMRSKLVPVVSVTSGMSMWVVFGGLMLGAAAGVGFGYWVAVAGLVMMGMATLFSFITLPVEYDASNRALAWLKAKNVVTPEEYKGSEDALKWAARTYLVAAIGSLATLVYWGMQVLGGRD; translated from the coding sequence ATGATGGGATATTATATATTAATCGGAGCAATAGCTTTGGTAAGCTGGCTGGTGAGCAGGAAGCTCAAGAGCAAGTTTAAATTTTACTCCAATGTACATTTAAGCAATGGCATGAGTGGTGCCGAGATTGCCGAAAAAATGTTGGCAGATAATGGTATTCGTGATGTAAAGGTAGTTTCTACTGCAGGTATGCTAACGGATCACTATAACCCAAAGAATAAAACAGTAAATCTAAGTGAAGGTGTTTATAACCAAAGAAATGCCGCCGCCGCCGCAGTAGCGGCTCATGAATGTGGTCATGCTGTGCAGCATGCGCAAGCTTACCGATGGTTAACCATGCGTTCAAAATTAGTACCAGTTGTTAGTGTTACTTCCGGCATGTCTATGTGGGTTGTTTTTGGTGGCCTTATGTTAGGTGCGGCAGCAGGTGTAGGTTTTGGATACTGGGTGGCAGTAGCTGGTCTTGTTATGATGGGTATGGCAACTTTGTTCAGTTTTATAACCTTACCCGTAGAATATGATGCCAGTAATCGTGCCTTAGCTTGGTTGAAAGCTAAAAATGTGGTAACGCCAGAAGAATATAAAGGTTCAGAAGATGCTTTAAAATGGGCTGCACGTACCTATTTGGTTGCAGCAATTGGTTCATTGGCCACTTTGGTCTATTGGGGCATGCAAGTGCTTGGTGGTAGGGATTGA
- a CDS encoding DUF423 domain-containing protein produces the protein MNKTICFTGIVLGGTAVILGAFGAHGLEKLVDSNAIQTFETGVKYQMYHALLLLVLGSMNQLPKASKKLIFYFVLVGICCFSFSIYLLATNSLTAFDFKAIGLVTPLGGTLLIIGWSIFGHRVYKHFD, from the coding sequence ATGAACAAAACAATTTGTTTCACTGGAATTGTATTGGGTGGTACTGCGGTCATTTTAGGTGCTTTTGGTGCCCATGGCTTGGAAAAGTTAGTAGATAGCAATGCTATCCAAACTTTTGAAACGGGGGTAAAATACCAAATGTACCATGCCTTGCTTTTATTGGTTTTGGGCAGTATGAACCAATTGCCCAAAGCTAGTAAAAAGTTGATTTTCTATTTTGTCTTAGTGGGCATTTGTTGTTTTTCTTTTTCCATTTATTTGTTGGCAACAAATAGTCTGACCGCTTTTGACTTTAAAGCCATAGGCTTGGTAACGCCACTTGGAGGTACGCTGCTCATTATTGGGTGGAGTATATTCGGGCATCGAGTTTATAAACATTTTGACTAA
- a CDS encoding SemiSWEET family sugar transporter — protein sequence MDKIEILGMVAAVLTTAGYVPQVYKTWRDKSTKDISRSTYLILFLGVVLWFTYGLMINSLPVTLANAITGCLLFFMLVLKFKYK from the coding sequence ATGGATAAGATTGAAATTCTTGGAATGGTGGCCGCTGTTTTAACAACGGCCGGTTATGTGCCGCAGGTCTACAAAACGTGGCGTGATAAGTCCACTAAGGACATTTCACGTAGTACATACCTCATTCTTTTTTTAGGAGTCGTCTTGTGGTTTACATACGGACTTATGATTAACAGCCTACCAGTTACTTTGGCAAATGCTATAACAGGTTGTCTTCTTTTCTTCATGTTAGTATTGAAATTCAAGTACAAATAA
- a CDS encoding ferritin yields the protein MKDIARQQMSIKVESMDMLNAQIQMEGKASASYLAMASWCDQRGYNQSADFMYKQAAEEREHMMKIFKFVNDCGGNAISPAIESTNHDFSSLEEVFETALSQEIDVTKSINRIVAAAKKNSDFGVENFLQWFITEQLEEEKTMRDILDLFEIMGRDGIALKLIDERISAE from the coding sequence ATGAAAGATATAGCTAGACAACAAATGAGTATTAAGGTAGAAAGCATGGACATGCTCAATGCCCAAATACAGATGGAAGGTAAAGCATCTGCCTCATATTTAGCCATGGCCTCGTGGTGCGATCAACGTGGTTACAACCAAAGTGCAGACTTTATGTATAAGCAAGCTGCCGAGGAAAGAGAGCACATGATGAAAATTTTTAAATTTGTTAATGATTGTGGTGGTAACGCCATATCTCCTGCCATAGAAAGCACGAATCATGATTTCTCATCTTTAGAGGAGGTTTTTGAAACTGCTTTGAGCCAAGAAATAGATGTAACTAAATCAATTAATAGAATAGTTGCAGCTGCTAAAAAGAACAGCGATTTTGGTGTTGAGAATTTCCTGCAGTGGTTTATTACCGAACAATTAGAAGAAGAAAAAACAATGCGTGATATCCTTGACCTATTTGAAATTATGGGAAGAGATGGTATTGCATTGAAACTTATAGACGAACGCATATCTGCTGAATAA